The Nymphalis io chromosome 14, ilAglIoxx1.1, whole genome shotgun sequence genome has a segment encoding these proteins:
- the LOC126773171 gene encoding sodium channel protein para isoform X22 has product MSEDLDSISEEEQSLFRPFTRESLAVIEARIAEEHAKQKELEKKRAEGEVRYDDEDEDEGPQPDATLEQGLPLPVRMQGSFPLELASTPLEDIDPFYHNQTTFVVISKGKDIFRFSATNALWILDPFNPIRRVAIYILVHPLFSLFIITTILVNCILMIMPTTPTVESTEVIFTGIYTFESAVKVMARGFILQPFTYLRDAWNWLDFVVIALAYVTMGIDLGNLAALRTFRVLRALKTVAIVPGLKTIVGAVIESVKNLRDVIILTMFSLSVFALMGLQIYMGVLTQKCIKVFPEDGSWGNLTDENWERFCQNETNWYGEDGDYPLCGNSSGAGQCEPGYICLQGYGPNPNYGYTSFDTFGWAFLSAFRLMTQDYWENLYQLVLRSAGSWHVLFFVVIIFLGSFYLVNLILAIVAMSYDELQKKAEEEEQAEEEALREAEQKAAARADKQEAREAHAREQAAAAEAAAYAEAHPAKSPSDSSCQSYELFVNQERGNQDDNTRERMSLRSDPFQDSVSTQPTHKPTANESHHEPARRQRKVSMASLSLPGSPFNLRRGSRGSHQMALRPNGRNRYPPGADRKPLVLSTYLDAQEHLPYADDSNAVTPMSEENGAIIIPVYYANLGSRHSSYTSHQSRLSYTSHGDLLGGKAQTKEARLRGRSASRNHSVTSQPHAYPLPRQDSSLASRPLREYEISTTECTDEAGKVLKQSNDNPFIESSQQPNVVDMRDVMVLNEIIEQAGRQSRASEQNVSVYYFPTAEDDEDGPTFKERLLECFMKGIDFFCVWDCCWLWLEFQKYVALLVFDPFVELFITLCIVVNTLFMALDHHDMDRDMEKALKSGNYFFTATFGIEAMLKLIAMSPKFYFQEGWNVFDFIIVALSLLELGLEGVQGLSVLRSFRLLRVFKLAKSWPALNLIISIMGRTVGALGNLTFVLCIIIFIFAVMGMQLFGKNYTDYVDRFPDGDLPRWNFTDFMHSFMIVFRVLCGEWIESMWDCMLVGDVSCIPFFLATVVIGNLVVLNLFLALLLSNFGSSNLSSPTADQDTNKIAEAFNRISRFIDWVKKNAADVLKLVKNKLTNQIAIHAPERVDNELELGADLDDGVLYKDKKLKDQVEVAIGDGMEFTIPGDNKYKKGKILMNNINAITDNHTDNRINCELNHHGYPIQDDDTISQKSYGSHKIRSFKDESHKGSADTIDGEEKKDASKEELGLEEEMIPEEEVGQVDLAKLDIKAVEGDGILEDSPADCCPEPCYARFPFLAGDDESPFWQGWAMLRLKTFRLIENTYFETAVITMILLSSLALALEDVHLPHRPILQDILYYMDRIFTVIFFIEMLIKWLALGFQKYFTNAWCWLDFIIVMVSLINFVAALCGAGGIQAFKTMRTLRALRPLRAMSRMQGMRVVVNALVQAIPSIFNVLLVCLIFWLIFAIMGVQLFAGKYFKCVDMNHTTLSHEIIPDRNACILENYTWENSPMNFDHVGKAYLCLFQVATFKGWIQIMNDAIDSREVGRQPIRETNIYMYLYFVFFIIFGSFFTLNLFIGVIIDNFNEQKKKAGGSLEMFMTEDQKKYYNAMKKMGSKKPLKAIPRPRWRPQAIVFEIVTDKKFDMIIMLFIGLNMLTMTLDHYQQSETFSAVLDYLNMIFIVIFSSECLLKIFALRYHYFVEPWNLFDFVVVMFSILSLVLSDIIEKYFVSPTLLRVVRVAKVGRVLRLVKGAKGIRTLLFALAMSLPALFNICLLLFLVMFIFAIFGMSFFMHVKDKGGLDDVYNFKTFVQSMILLFQMSTSAGWDGVLDGIINEEECDLPDNERGSPGNCGSATIGITYLLSYLVISFLIVINMYIAVILENYSQATEDVQEGLTDDDYDMYYEIWQRFDPEGTQYIRYDQLSDFLDVLEPPLQIHKPNKYKIISMDIPICRGDMMFCVDILDALTKDFFARKGNPIEEPVDVGRPDEVGYEPVSSTLWRQREEYCARLIQHAWRRHRRAQSPGGGSASGAEGGGASGPEAEGAPTAVLLDAGAGGAHRVVLQAAGAAPRPPEPAPPPAPV; this is encoded by the exons ATGTCCGAGGACTTGGACTCGATCAGCGAGGAAGAACAAAGCTTGTTCCGACCCTTCACCCGAGAGTCATTGGCCGTAATCGAGGCCCGCATAGCTGAAGAGCATGCCAAGCAAAAAGAACTCGAGAAAAAACGAGCGGAAGGCGAG GTGCGGTACGATGATGAGGATGAAGATGAAGGTCCCCAACCAGATGCGACCTTGGAGCAGGGCCTGCCGCTGCCGGTGCGCATGCAGGGCTCCTTTCCTCTCGAACTCGCCTCCACACCACTCGAGGACATCGATCCTTTCTACCACAACCAAACA ACATTCGTAGTCATAAGCAAGGGTAAAGACATCTTCAGATTTTCGGCGACTAATGCCTTGTGGATATTGGATCCATTTAATCCAATAAGAAGAGTGgccatatatatattagtgcATCCTTTATTCTCTCTGTTCATTATTACCACAATTCTTGTGAATTGTATACTCATGATAATGCCTACCACACCAACTGTCGAAAGTACtga AGTTATCTTTACCGGCATCTACACCTTTGAATCGGCGGTGAAAGTAATGGCCAGGGGTTTCATACTACAGCCATTCACATACCTTAGAGATGCATGGAATTGGCTTGACTTCGTAGTTATAGCTTTAGC TTATGTGACGATGGGCATAGATCTCGGCAACTTGGCCGCTCTAAGAACGTTCAGAGTTCTCCGAGCTTTGAAGACTGTGGCCATCGTACcgg GCTTGAAGACTATTGTGGGTGCGGTGATAGAGTCGGTGAAAAATCTTCGAGATGTGATAATATTGACGATGTTTTCACTATCTGTGTTCGCACTTATGGGTCTGCAAATCTATATGGGGGTCTTGACACAGAAATGTATTAAAGTCTTTCCGGAAGACGGTAGTTGGGGTAACCTCACCGATGAGAACTGGGAAAGATTTTGTCAAAATGAAA CAAATTGGTACGGAGAAGACGGAGACTACCCCCTTTGTGGAAATTCATCAGGAGCAGG ACAATGTGAACCAGGCTACATATGTTTACAAGGCTATGGACCAAACCCTAACTACGGATATACGAGTTTTGACACGTTTGGTTGGGCTTTCCTATCAGCTTTTCGACTCATGACACAGGACTATTGGGAAAATCTTTATCAACTG GTGCTAAGGTCAGCGGGTTCATGGCACGTCTTGTTCTTCGTAGTGATCATATTCTTGGGCTCATTCTATCTCGTCAACTTGATTTTGGCTATCGTCGCCATGTCATATGATGAGTTACAAAAGAAAGCTGAAGAAGAGGAACAAGCCGAAGAAGAAGCTCTTAGG GAAGCGGAACAAAAAGCGGCAGCCAGAGCGGATAAGCAGGAAGCCAGGGAAGCCCATGCTCGCGAGCAGGCTGCAGCAGCAGAGGCGGCGGCGTACGCCGAGGCACATCCCGCTAAATCTCCCAGCGACTCTTCCTGTCAGAGCTACGAGCTGTTCGTGAACCAGGAGCGGGGCAACCAGGACGACAATACGCGCGAGCGCATGTCCCTCCGTAGCGACCCCTTCCAGGACTCGGTGAGCACTCAGCCCACGCACAAGCCAACCGCCAACGAATCGCACCACGAACCGGCACGCCGACAGAGGAAGGTCAGCATG GCTTCATTGTCACTTCCTGGATCACCGTTCAATTTACGTCGAGGATCTCGTGGGTCGCATCAAATGGCTTTAAGACCGAACGGAAGAAATCGATATCCACCTGGAGCTGATCGAAAACCACTTGTCCTTTCAACATACTTGGATGCACAGGAACATCTGCCATATGCTGACGATTCAAATGCTGTCACACCAATGTCTGAAGAAAATGGTGCTATAATTATACCTGTGTACTACGCCAATTTAG gtTCAAGACATTCTTCTTACACGTCGCATCAATCTCGATTGTCGTACACTTCACACGGTGACTTATTAGGTGGAAAAGCGCAAACGAAGGAAGCAAGGCTAAGAGGACGATCGGCATCCAGAAATCACAGCGTTACGTCACAACCGCATGCCTACCCACTGCCAAGACAAGATTCGTCGCTCGCATCTAGACCGCTTAGAGAATAT GAAATAAGCACAACGGAATGTACAGATGAGGCTGGCAAAGTATTAAAACAATCTAACGACAATCCTTTTATAGAGTCATCGCAGCAGCCCAACGTTGTAGATATGAGAG ATGTTATGGTActaaatgaaattattgaacAAGCGGGCAGACAAAGTAGAGCCAGTGAGCAAAACG TGTCAGTGTACTACTTCCCAACAGCAGAAGACGATGAGGATGGACCCACCTTCAAAGAAAGACTCCTCGAGTGCTTTATGAAAGGAATAGACTTCTTTTGTGTTTGGGACTGCTGTTGGTTATGGCTGGAGTTCCAAAAATACGTGGCTCTTCTGGTGTTCGACCCATTCGTAGAACTGTTTATCACCTTATGTATTGTGGTCAACACTTTGTTTATGGCTTTGGACCATCATGATATGGATCGAGATATGGAAAAGGCGCTAAAAAGTGGCAACTAT ttctTCACTGCAACCTTTGGTATAGAAGCCATGCTAAAATTAATAGCTATGAGCCCGaagttttattttcaagaaGGTTGGAACGTTTTTGATTTTATCATCGTGGCCTTATCGTTATTAGAATTGGGTCTGGAAGGTGTACAGGGTTTGTCAGTGTTACGTTCATTTCGTTTG cTGCGTGTATTTAAACTGGCTAAGTCTTGGCCGGCGCTAAACCTTATTATATCCATAATGGGTAGGACAGTGGGAGCTTTAGGGAACTTGACCTTTGTACTTTGCatcattatattcatatttgcgGTGATGGGAATGCAGTTATTTGGGAAAAACTATACAG ACTATGTAGACCGTTTTCCGGACGGAGATCTTCCCCGTTGGAACTTCACCGACTTCATGCACAGCTTCATGATAGTCTTTCGAGTGCTATGTGGAGAATGGATAGAAAGCATGTGGGATTGTATGCTCGTTGGAGACGTGTCCTGCATACCATTCTTCTTAGCTACCGTTGTCATTGGTAATCTTGTG gttCTCAACCTCTTCTTGGCCCTGTTACTGTCAAACTTTGGGTCATCTAACTTATCGTCGCCGACAGCCGATCAAGACACCAACAAAATAGCTGAAGCATTTAACAGAATATCGAGATTCATAGATTGGGTTAAAAAGAACGCAGCCGACGTCTTAAAGTTGgtgaaaaataaacttacaaacCAAATAGCCATACACGCTCCCG AACGGGTGGATAACGAGCTGGAATTAGGTGCTGACCTTGATGATGGAGTACTGTATAAAGATAAGAAACTAAAAGACCAAGTAGAAGTAGCAATCGGTGACGGCATGGAATTTACAATACCag GTGACAATAAGTACAAGAAAGGTAAAATACTAATGAATAATATCAATGCAATAACCGATAACCACACAGACAATAGAATTAATTGTGAACTTAATCATCATGGATACCCTATTCAG GACGATGATACTATAAGTCAGAAATCATACGGAAGTCACAAAATTAGATCTTTTAAAGATGAAAGTCACAAAGGTTCAGCAGACACCATCGATGGTGAAGAAAAAAAAGACGCCAGTAAAGAAGAATTAGGGCTAGAGGaag AAATGATACCAGAAGAAGAGGTTGGTCAAGTGGATCTGGCTAAATTGGACATAAAAGCTGTAGAGGGTGATGGCATTCTTGAAGACTCTCCAGCAGACTGCTGTCCAGAACCTTGTTATGCGCGCTTCCCCTTTTTAGCTGGAGATGACGAATCTCCATTCTGGCAAGGATGGGCCATGTTGAGACTGAAAACCTTCCGACTTATTGAAAATACATACTTTGAAACGGCTGTGATAACTATGATTTTACTCAGTAGTTTGGCTTTG GCTCTAGAAGATGTTCATTTACCACATCGGCCGATACTTCAAGATATCCTCTATTATATGGACCGAATCTTTACCGTTATATTTTTCATCGAGATGTTGATCAAGTGGCTTGCTCTTGGATTCCAGAAATATTTCACGAATGCCTGGTGTTGGCTTGATTTCATCATTGTTATG GTCTCGCTTATAAACTTCGTAGCGGCGCTTTGTGGCGCCGGTGGCATTCAGGCGTTCAAAACGATGAGAACGCTTCGAGCCCTTCGACCGCTCAGGGCTATGAGCCGCATGCAGGGCATGAGG GTGGTAGTGAATGCTCTGGTGCAAGCGATCCCATCCATCTTCAACGTGCTGCTCGTGTGTCTGATATTCTGGCTTATCTTTGCTATTATGGGTGTACAACTCTTCGctggaaaatattttaag TGCGTCGACATGAACCACACAACTCTAAGCCATGAAATTATCCCAGATAGAAATGCTTGTATTTTAGAAAACTACACCTGGGAAAACTCCCCAATGAATTTCGACCATGTTGGCAAGGCTTATTTATGTCTATTTCAAGTTGCTACTTTCAAAGGCTGGATTCAAATCATGAATGATGCTATCGATTCACGAGAG GTTGGTCGTCAGCCCATTCGAGAAAccaatatatacatgtatttgtattttgtattcttCATAATTTTCGGCTCGTTTTTCACTCTTAACCTATTCATTGGTgtgattattgataattttaatgaacaaaAGAAGAAAGCAGGAGGCAGTCTTGAAATGTTTATGACAGAAGATCAGAAAAAGTATTACAATGCTATGAAAAAAATGGGATCGAAAAAGCCCCTTAAAGCAATTCCCAGGCCAAGG TGGCGGCCGCAAGCAATCGTATTTGAGATTGTAACAGATAAGAAATTTGATATGATCATTATGTTGTTTATTGGCCTTAATATGTTAACTATGACCCTCGATCATTATCAACAATCAGAAACATTCAGTGCTGTGTTGGACTatcttaatatgatatttatcgtAATATTTAGTTCAGAGTGCTTACTTAAGATCTTTGCCCTGCGATACCATTACTTTGTGGAGCCATGGAATCTATTTGATTTTGTCGTTGTAATGTTTTCTATACTTA GCTTGGTGTTGAGCGATATCATAGAAAAGTACTTTGTTTCACCGACTTTACTCAGAGTTGTCAGAGTGGCAAAAGTTGGTAGAGTACTTCGACTTGTTAAAGGTGCAAAGGGCATTCGAACATTACTGTTCGCTCTGGCCATGTCACTGCCAGCTCTCTTTAACATTTGTCTGCTGCTATTTCTTGTAATGTTTATCTTCGCAATATTTGGAATGTCATTTTTCATGCATGTTAAAGACAAAGGAGGCCTAGATGACGTGTACAACTTCAAAACTTTCGTGCAAAGTATGATTCTACTATTTCAG ATGTCTACATCGGCGGGTTGGGATGGTGTGTTAGACGGTATTATAAATGAGGAAGAGTGTGATTTGCCGGACAACGAACGTGGGTCACCTGGCAACTGTGGCTCTGCGACGATAGGCATTACCTACTTACTGTCATATCTGGTGATCTCTTTCCTCATCGTTATTAACATGTACATTGCCGTTATTCTCGAAAATTATTCTCAG GCAACCGAAGACGTACAGGAAGGCCTAACTGACGACGACTACGACATGTACTACGAGATATGGCAGCGGTTTGATCCCGAAGGAACACAATACATCAGATACGATCAACTATCTGATTTCTTAGACGTTCTCGAGCCGCCTTTACAAATCCACAAAcctaacaaatacaaaattatatccaTGGACATACCTATATGTCGCGGTGATATGATGTTCTGCGTTGACATCTTAGATGCGCTCACGAAAGACTTCTTTGCGAGAAAGGGCAATCCCATCGAGGAACCGGTCGACGTGGGAAGGCCCGACGAAGTGGGCTACGAGCCCGTGTCGTCAACGCTATGGAGACAACGTGAAGAGTACTGCGCGCGGCTGATCCAGCACGCGTGGCGGAGACACCGGCGAGCGCAGTCGCCAGGTGGCGGCTCCGCGTCGGGCGCTGAGGGCGGCGGCGCGAGCGGACCGGAGGCGGAAGGCGCCCCGACGGCCGTGCTGCTGGACGCGGGCGCTGGCGGCGCGCACCGCGTGGTGCTGCAGGCGGCCGGGGCGGCGCCGCGCCCGCCCgagcccgcgccgccgcccgcgcccgtcTGA